The DNA region TGAGTTTGGCTTACTGGCTCATTCCGATGGTGATGTGGCACTGCATGCATTAACCGATGCGTTGTTGGGCGCAGCGGCGCTGGGAGATATTGGTAAGCTGTTTCCTGATACCGATCAGGCCTATAAAGGCGCAGATAGCAGAGAGTTGCTACGCGAAGCTTTCCGACAAGTAAAAGCAAAAGGCTATGTGATAGGTAATGTTGATGTCACTATCATCGCTCAATCGCCCAAAATGGCACCTCACATTCCACAAATGCGAGTGAATATCGCAGAGGACTTAGGCTGCCATATGGAGCAGGTCAACGTCAAAGCCACTACCACAGAACAGCTTG from Limnobaculum xujianqingii includes:
- the ispF gene encoding 2-C-methyl-D-erythritol 2,4-cyclodiphosphate synthase; this encodes MRIGHGFDVHKFGGEGPLIIGGVRIPYEFGLLAHSDGDVALHALTDALLGAAALGDIGKLFPDTDQAYKGADSRELLREAFRQVKAKGYVIGNVDVTIIAQSPKMAPHIPQMRVNIAEDLGCHMEQVNVKATTTEQLGFTGRKEGITCEAVALLVKA